The nucleotide sequence CTCGCGGTCGTCATCGGCATCGTGCTCGCCGGGGTCATCCTCTGGCTGACCGGTCACTTCACCGGCACCGACAAGCGCCCCACGAAGGACGTCGCGCGCACCTCGCTCACCGGTGCGGCCACGGTCGTCCTCTCGGGCATCGGCGTCGGCCTGGAGTCGGCCGTCTACACCGCGGCGATCATCGGCGGCGCGGTCTACCTCGCCTTCCTCCTCGGCGGCGGCTCGACGGCGCTCGCGCTCTTCCTCATCGCGCTCGCCGGCTGCGGCCTGCTCACCACCGTCGGCGTCATCGTCGCGATGGACACCTTCGGCCCGGTCTCCGACAACGCGCAGGGCATCGCCGAGATGTCCGGCGACGTCGACGGCGAGGGCGCGCAGATCCTCACCGAGCTCGACGCGGTCGGCAACACGACGAAGGCGATCACCAAGGGCATCGCCATCGCGACGGCCGTCCTCGCGGCGACCGCGCTCTTCGGCTCCTACACCGACGCCTGGCAGACCGCGGTCAACGAGGTCCTGCCGGGCCTGCAGCCGCGCTCGATCGAGGACGCCCAGTGGCTGCAGAACGCCTACGGCCTGGTCACCTCGCCCGGCACCCTCGTCGGCCTCATCATCGGTGCGGCCGTCGTGTTCCTCTTCTCCGGCCTCGCGATCAACGCGGTCACCCGGGCCGCCGGCGCCATCGTCTTCGAGGTGCGCCGCCAGTTCCGCGAGATCCCCGGGATCATGGAGGGCACGGCCAAGCCCGAGTACGGCAAGGTCGTCGACATCTGCACGAAGGACTCGCTGCGCGAGCTCGCGACGCCGGGCCTCCTCGCGGCGCTCATGCCGGTCGCCGTGGGCTTCGGCCTCGGCGTCGGGGCGCTCGCCGGCTTCCTCGCCGGGGCCATCGGCTCCGGTGCCCTCATGGCCGTCTTCCTCGCCAACTCCGGTGGCGCGTGGGACAACGCGAAGAAGATCGTCGAGGACGGCGCGCACGGCGGCAAGGGCAGCGAGGCCCACGCGGCCACGGTCATCGGCGACACCGTCGGCGACCCGTTCAAGGACACCGCCGGCCCGGCGATCAACCCGCTCATCAAGGTGATGAACCTCGTCTCGGTGCTCATCGCACCGGCGATCGTCACCCTGTCGATCGGCCCGGACGCCTCCGCGCCGATCCGCTTCGGCATCGCCGCCCTGGCGTTCGTCGTCGTCGTCGCGTCGGTCGCCGTCTCCAAGAGCCGCGACCTCGCCATCGGCGGCGACGAGGACCCG is from Arthrobacter sp. NEB 688 and encodes:
- a CDS encoding sodium-translocating pyrophosphatase, which codes for MAPLALATAESGGLELTGSNLTLVVTVAVIALVSLAMGVVFRRQVLAADPGTEKMQEIGAAVEEGAQAYLSRQFRTLGIFVVLVFGLLFLLPADTFGVRVGRSAFFVVGALFSAAIGYLGMSLAVKANVRVASAARQPGGRDLGMKIAFRTGGVVGMATVGLGLLGASVVVLLYKGDAPKVLEGFGFGAALLAMFMRVGGGIFTKAADVGADLVGKVEAGIPEDDPRNAATIADNVGDNVGDCAGMAADLFESYAVTLVAALILGSVAFGAYGLVFPLIVPAIGALTALLGVYITKARPGENPLSAINRGFYIAAGVSVVLSAVAAYAYLPSTYAELGSDNAGIQQLAGDPRQAAVLAVVIGIVLAGVILWLTGHFTGTDKRPTKDVARTSLTGAATVVLSGIGVGLESAVYTAAIIGGAVYLAFLLGGGSTALALFLIALAGCGLLTTVGVIVAMDTFGPVSDNAQGIAEMSGDVDGEGAQILTELDAVGNTTKAITKGIAIATAVLAATALFGSYTDAWQTAVNEVLPGLQPRSIEDAQWLQNAYGLVTSPGTLVGLIIGAAVVFLFSGLAINAVTRAAGAIVFEVRRQFREIPGIMEGTAKPEYGKVVDICTKDSLRELATPGLLAALMPVAVGFGLGVGALAGFLAGAIGSGALMAVFLANSGGAWDNAKKIVEDGAHGGKGSEAHAATVIGDTVGDPFKDTAGPAINPLIKVMNLVSVLIAPAIVTLSIGPDASAPIRFGIAALAFVVVVASVAVSKSRDLAIGGDEDPEAAPAERPRPAQV